The Caenorhabditis elegans chromosome II genome has a segment encoding these proteins:
- the btbd-10 gene encoding BTB domain-containing protein (Partially confirmed by transcript evidence) has product MSSFSTFPHSSLSCSVPAYSATSSSSQAGPSASTSTARKSSLVGGRGSASSSGHTSPSPSESPARNAGCSSSGESNPDRSLTTPPLAPALKHSAKDGHYRGQRSMSLGGPAHEMLMSQLGGRQGNTVDCSPGEGDKVCLLVDQTRFLVSQRLLTSKPDTMLGRMFSMRASCGDLGADLVSPNERDEFEVADGMTSSCFRAILDYYQSGTMRCPSSVSVSELREACDYLLVPFNAQTVKCQNLHALLHELSNEGAREQFSQFLEEIILPQLVASTEHGERECHLVVLLDDDVVDWDDEYPPQMGEETTHVVYSTHLYKFFKYAENRDCAKQVLKERGLKKIRLGMEGYPTHKEKIKKRFNKAEVIYNYVQRPFVHCSWEKEEARSRHVDFACPIVKSKSNPSLAAAASDPLPQPAPLQQQHRVAVFGEAAPLAAHNRVDDQHFVQPLNQLMQQQAQLPQNNAMLGVNVQQQQHNHPLHSPPVNFQRNDREEE; this is encoded by the exons ATGAGCTCATTTTCTACTTTTCCTCATTCATCATTATCCTGTTCGG ttcctgCCTACTCcgccacgtcatcatcatcacaagCGGGTCCATCAGCTTCCACTTCGACAGCTCGTAAATCGTCGCTTGTGGGAGGACGAGGATCCGCGTCGTCATCTGGACACACGAGTCCGTCACCTtctg aatccccAGCACGTAACGCAGGCTGCTCCTCTTCGGGTGAATCAAATCCTGATAGATCTCTGACAACACCTCCACTTGCTCCAGCACTGAAACATTCTGCCAAG gacgGTCATTATCGTGGACAAAGATCAATGTCACTTGGAGGTCCTGCTCATGAAATGCTCATGTCACAATTGGGTGGCCGTCAAGGAAACACAGTCGACTGTTCACCGGGAGAAGGCGACAAAGTATGCCTTTTAGTCGATCAAACCCGATTCCTAGTCTCACAACGTCTGCTGACATCGAAACCCGATACAATGCTCGGCCGGATGTTCTCAATGCGTGCATCTTGTGGTGATTTGGGAGCTGATCTGGTTTCACCAAATGAACGGGATGAATTTGAAGTGGCTGATGGAATGACGTCATCTTGCTTCAGAGCCATTTTAGATTACTATCAATCGGGTACAATGAGATGTCCATCATCAGTTTCTGTGTCTGAACTCCGGGAGGCATGTGACTATTTACTGGTTCCATTCAATGCACAGACCGtcaaatgccaaaatttgcaTGCTTTACTTCACGAGCTTTCGAACGAAGGAGCACGTGAacagttttcacaatttctcgAAGAAATAATTCTACCACAATTGGTTGCCTCAACAGAACACGGAGAACGAGAATGTCATCTCGTTGTCCTTCTCGATGATGATGTTGTAGATTGGGATGATGAGTATCCACCACAGATGGGTGAGGAAACAACACATGTTGTATACTCTACACATCTCTACAAGTTCTTCAAGTATGCTGAAAATCGAGATTGCGCGAAACAAGTGCTGAAAGAGCGAGGATTGAAGAAGATACGACTTGGTATGGAAGGTTATCCAACACACAAAGAGAAGATTAAGAAGCGTTTCAATAAGGCAGAAGTCATCTATAATTATGTCCAGCGACCATTTGTACATTGCTCGTGGGAGAAAGAAGAGGCTAGAAGTCGACATGTGGATTTTGCGTGCCCTATTGTGAAG TCAAAATCAAATCCATCGTTGGCAGCTGCCGCATCGGATCCACTTCCACAGCCAGCTCCACTTCAACAACAGCATCGAGTCGCAGTTTTTGGAGAAGCTGCACCGCTGGCAGCTCATAATCGAGTTGACGATCAACATTTCGTTCAACCTTTGAATCAATTAATGCAACAACAGGCACAGCTTCCACAGAATAATGCAATGTTGGGAGTTAATGTACAACAGCAACAG cACAACCATCCACTCCACTCTCCACCAGTCAATTTCCAGCGAAATGATCGTGAGGAAGAataa
- the btbd-10 gene encoding BTB domain-containing protein (Confirmed by transcript evidence), protein MSLGGPAHEMLMSQLGGRQGNTVDCSPGEGDKVCLLVDQTRFLVSQRLLTSKPDTMLGRMFSMRASCGDLGADLVSPNERDEFEVADGMTSSCFRAILDYYQSGTMRCPSSVSVSELREACDYLLVPFNAQTVKCQNLHALLHELSNEGAREQFSQFLEEIILPQLVASTEHGERECHLVVLLDDDVVDWDDEYPPQMGEETTHVVYSTHLYKFFKYAENRDCAKQVLKERGLKKIRLGMEGYPTHKEKIKKRFNKAEVIYNYVQRPFVHCSWEKEEARSRHVDFACPIVKSKSNPSLAAAASDPLPQPAPLQQQHRVAVFGEAAPLAAHNRVDDQHFVQPLNQLMQQQAQLPQNNAMLGVNVQQQQHNHPLHSPPVNFQRNDREEE, encoded by the exons ATGTCACTTGGAGGTCCTGCTCATGAAATGCTCATGTCACAATTGGGTGGCCGTCAAGGAAACACAGTCGACTGTTCACCGGGAGAAGGCGACAAAGTATGCCTTTTAGTCGATCAAACCCGATTCCTAGTCTCACAACGTCTGCTGACATCGAAACCCGATACAATGCTCGGCCGGATGTTCTCAATGCGTGCATCTTGTGGTGATTTGGGAGCTGATCTGGTTTCACCAAATGAACGGGATGAATTTGAAGTGGCTGATGGAATGACGTCATCTTGCTTCAGAGCCATTTTAGATTACTATCAATCGGGTACAATGAGATGTCCATCATCAGTTTCTGTGTCTGAACTCCGGGAGGCATGTGACTATTTACTGGTTCCATTCAATGCACAGACCGtcaaatgccaaaatttgcaTGCTTTACTTCACGAGCTTTCGAACGAAGGAGCACGTGAacagttttcacaatttctcgAAGAAATAATTCTACCACAATTGGTTGCCTCAACAGAACACGGAGAACGAGAATGTCATCTCGTTGTCCTTCTCGATGATGATGTTGTAGATTGGGATGATGAGTATCCACCACAGATGGGTGAGGAAACAACACATGTTGTATACTCTACACATCTCTACAAGTTCTTCAAGTATGCTGAAAATCGAGATTGCGCGAAACAAGTGCTGAAAGAGCGAGGATTGAAGAAGATACGACTTGGTATGGAAGGTTATCCAACACACAAAGAGAAGATTAAGAAGCGTTTCAATAAGGCAGAAGTCATCTATAATTATGTCCAGCGACCATTTGTACATTGCTCGTGGGAGAAAGAAGAGGCTAGAAGTCGACATGTGGATTTTGCGTGCCCTATTGTGAAG TCAAAATCAAATCCATCGTTGGCAGCTGCCGCATCGGATCCACTTCCACAGCCAGCTCCACTTCAACAACAGCATCGAGTCGCAGTTTTTGGAGAAGCTGCACCGCTGGCAGCTCATAATCGAGTTGACGATCAACATTTCGTTCAACCTTTGAATCAATTAATGCAACAACAGGCACAGCTTCCACAGAATAATGCAATGTTGGGAGTTAATGTACAACAGCAACAG cACAACCATCCACTCCACTCTCCACCAGTCAATTTCCAGCGAAATGATCGTGAGGAAGAataa